The following nucleotide sequence is from Leptodactylus fuscus isolate aLepFus1 chromosome 10, aLepFus1.hap2, whole genome shotgun sequence.
cttttgaGTCTAGTCGTTGCACACCAATCTAGGGCAACACAATGTTGGGGGTATAGTAACACTTCTATTAAGGATATACATCATCATAATCTTACCTTGCAAGCATCAACCTTCCACTCGGGGTCTCCAGCACAAATCATGTTGTTATTGATCAGCTTCCCATAGTAATCATGTGATTGACAAACATCTTGTGATATGAGTTGAACTGATACGGACTTCAGAGTTTGAGAGAACTTATAGCTGTCTGCAGAAAAGAAGATTATGATACGGTGAGCCATTTGCCAGGGTTTTCAGAATGCACCTCTCTACATTACAATTGCAATGTGCATGGCACTGGACTATAAACTCACTTACCATAAGTCTCTTTTCCAAAGCCAGCAATCTCGCATTGTGTCCCATCTGAAAACTTTAGATCAGTTGATGGCAAGCAGACAGTCTGCACATAGTCAGTCATGGAAGCACATTGTCCTGACTCTGAACGAATCTTCACCAATGCTACAAGAAAATTTGAGGTCAGTGCCACAATTCAATGCATAAGTAAAGTATAGCATTACATGAGACCACTTTTGAATTTCTTACCAATATCATTGTTCAATGCTCCGCTCTTATCACTGTAGTCCTGATGAAGGATTATTTTCTCTACCAGAAATTTCTGTTCCCTGTACTTATTTTCTGTATCAAGATGAGATTTTCCAAGAGTAACGGCATAGTCCTTGGGCTCAGGAAAGTcactagattaaaaaaaaaaaaatagtttaagcAGGTTGTAATCCTACATGTGTTGCCAAGCATAGTAGAAGCAGTCAGTCAGCATTAAAAATATGGGTGGTAGTGTGGCATGTGGTCAAGAGATGGACAACTGAACCTCATATGGTTTGCAATGAATTGCCATGCCCAGTACAGTTAATGCTTGGTAAGTTCTATGTAAACCTTGTACGTTTTTGTTGCCATGCTGTAAGCTACTGCCCTGCTGAAACCATGTCACCACCAAGTCAACCTAAAACTTCTTAGAGGTaaactaataaaacataacttccAAGACTTTGCTTCCAACAATCGCCTACCTGTCTGGAAAGCAATGGGCTGCAGTGACAACCCAACAGGGGTGAATAAGACTGGCACCACACTGGAAGAACTGCTGATTCCTGTTTCTCCTATTGATCTGGTAAAGTGCAGCTATCCATGGGTGGGATTCAATAGGACTGTTTGTACCGCCTACTATTTTATATAATTTGTGCTGACGAAGGCCGCAAGTGGGTTCTGTGGAATAATCATAAAGAAAGAGTCAGATAAATAAAAGATAACACAGCAATATGCTTAGAAATACATTTTATTGCATAGTTAatcaatagttaaaggggttttccaggaatgcaatactgatggtctatcatTAGTATTGGCCATTAAGACAGTTTGGTAGGGCTTTGACTCTGCATCTCACCGATCACTTGTTTGAAGTGCCGATGGCGCATTGCCTCTTTTCAGTTATCAGTCCATATACCTGCATGCTGTCTATGTAGTAGCAGCAATGCAGGGTATGGCTTCGTCCCATTCATTTAACAAATACTACACCAGAGGTTTGGAGGAACCTAAAGAATAATGTTCCAAGTCTTTAGTGCATTCATTTCATTGTCTCTGGGGTGAATGCCATGTGGCTGAGGAAGAGGAGACTTGTGACATTAGTATTCTATACACCCACCTGGGTCTTTCTTCTCTTCACACACGGGGAGCTTGCAGAACATGCTTGCAATGCCTGTTGGTCCATTGAAATAACACCAAGGTTTAAGTCCATTGTGTGGGTTCCTGAGAAGATTAAATGAATGTCATTTATTACATATTGTCTGACAGTCGTATATTGGTGTATTATCTGTTAGCAGAACATAGTGTTACCTGCAGTAATTGTGCTTCCCTATCCCATGCTTTAACGCATTCTTCATCTGAGCATTGACTTGGTGATTTGCTAGTAGTGGAGAATCCCAGTGCAGACATGCGGCATTGCTACTGGTCCGTGATGCAGTACCTCTATAATCATAACCATTGCTTTTGTAACAGTTGGCCGTCAGGTCTAGAAGGAAAATAGTTACACATTAAAACCAGTACAACTTttatctttttactttttttttactatatgccCCTAAGAAGAGCTTAGTTAAAGACTAATATACCATCGTGTCTCCACACTTAACTATAACTGTCTGCATAATCCTGTGCAGTAGCAGGCTTAGTAACATGTGGTCCAGCAGTTTGGCCATCCGTTCCTTTCTTGTGGAGTTAGACCGTGGCTTACCGTAATTGGTAACCATATTATATTTTAATCCCATGTGGACAAGGGTTGATATAGGAGTGTCCTGTATACAACCTGTGTACAATTATGCAAGATATGTAAAGGCTATAAAAGCTCTGTCATGAAGGgctttccctatttttctccaatAGCCAGGGGACTGGCCAACTCTTATTGTCCGGGGGAGATAAATATTGGGcagttttaaaattattttaaaaacatGATTTAAAAACTAGACGATTTTTCTGATTctcttttaaagggaatgtatcaggtATATTTCATACAGTTAACCATTAAAGGTCCTTAGGTGTTCCAACTAGCCCTATTGTATATTCCCTGTCTATGTCTatagtaaaaaatacaaaaacacccAGACATGAGTCTCATTGATCTCGCCTCTAGGACATCTGTGCAGTTGTTTATGCCTAAGAGACCAGAATgtaggtctcgaaacgcgtaggctctcTGATCTTATCTACTGGATCCATGCTGTAAGATTTTTATCtttatatgaagtaaaagttatattttatcatttttttgaAGATTTGGGTGTGctggatggttttttttttaaaaaaaaaaaaaaacttttttgcatTCACAGCATAAACCTGAGATCTGGCACGTGGACGCTGAAGCCGAGGTTTCAGTGAAGAATTATATCAGCACCAGGAATATTAGACACAGGTAGGTACACAGTTATCTTTTTTCATTGCATGTAAAGGTAGTATTACAATGGACTATATGGAATACTAAATCACCAGTCCATAAggatctgtgggtggtttagttccCAAATAGTCCTGGCAAGTCCCTTCGAGCTATATGATGGGAGCATAAGCTGATGTTtgatataaaaaaagaaatatatatccaGATAGTTAGTTTTTAACAAAGAGAAAATACCTATTTCACAGTGTCTTCCACTATATCCCGTAGGGCAGAGACATCTATGCAATTTTCTGTATGTTCCATAGTATGAACAAGTTCCTCCATGTAAGCAAGTACATACTGAGTAGAGAAAAATCAGATCAATTAACAATGGAATCTGCAGTACATTAAAATAATATAAAGTCATGTATGCTAATGTATGATCTCAGTTCTAAAACCCCATGTTAGGTGAAAAGTTGCCAACATGTGGTTGTAGGAGCCCAGTGGGTAGTCCTCTATGCATACTTATAAAGAGAAGGCTGAATAAAACCATACATTGGACTCCCTAAGTGATATATTCAATAGGCAGGTTCCCTTTCCACACTTTTTATATTGTTCTAAGTGCTCTTCATGTCTGACATACTTAAAGTGCAAgctatatatgtaaatgataataTGAAAAACATTCTAATACTAGCAAtaatagtaatgataataatagtTGTAATCATAATTATAAAGCCTAATTGTTGTAACATTATTAATAGCTTAACTATAGTCTTATATTTACCTTCATTCTTTAGTATTTTATGAAGTTTATGTAAAACCTAAAAGAAAAATTTGTATTAAAAACTGTGCAACAATGGTTATGGAGAGATAAGTCACTGACCAACGGCCTGGCAAAAACTTACCAAATCTACTCCAGTAATAAGGAGTGATGCAAACGCTAAGACGAGGATAAGCTTCATCTTCTATTGTATGGACTTTGACGACTACAATAAAAATcacaaatatatatgtatacagtcagtTTCACaagtaatgtgtatatataatataaaggatACATTATTTATCATTCATAAAAACTTTTTGAAACATGAGAGCAAAAAGCTATGGTGAACTGTTCAAAGGTCACTGGTGTCCATTGAGATCAGTGGGAATCTTGCAATGCTTTCTTTCTGTTCCCTGCAGTATCACTGGAGTAAATCTTGGCACTTAGGATCTTGTGCTTGCCCCAGTGATATCAGTTGGAGGCAGCAGTGGTATTACTCTGTGAATCTGATGGCAGGCTGCTGTTACTGGCACTGTTCCTGAATGGGATGGGGACCACAGGCTATTGTACATAACCTGCTATGACATCCAAGAGGACAATTGCAATTCTCCAACTTCACTATTAGGACTAATTCAGATGTGCCTATATTTGGTCTGTATGGTCTTGGTCCACAGTGGATATAGTGCATATAGTCAGCAGACGGACACACAAACATACCTATCACATATGAAAAATTGCTTCTAATGCTACTCAGTTGATTTTTCATACATTCACATGCCCCTGGTCTAAGGAACATGCGATTCCAGTAGTAACCACTATTTGAGCAATTTCCAAGTACGTGTTTATAAGGTCTCATATCTTACATCAAAGTTTTAAATGAATGATAAAAAAAGAATATGAACAAACAAACCTGAAAATATACCGcacattaatataatataacattaatATAGACAGGTTATCGAAGTGATATGGAACATAAATTGTCCTTACTATGGACAGAATATGATATATACAACTTGATTTAAGACTTATTTCCAAGTGTCATTCCTCCGTCTCCCCCATGAATACACATTTTACTACTATGGCTGAGTATTAAATAGTTTAGCGAGTTGTAAAATTGCCATTCAGTCCTTAGAATCACACTCACCGGCTCAGACAAGAGTTTGTTCACCTTGCAGCTGCTGTGTCTGCAGATTTCCTCTATCTATCCTTGGAGCTGGTTCTGCTCTTCTGTCCTGCAGCAGAGATGACTGCGCCTTATAATGCTCAGCTCTTCCCTCTGATTGGCTGGCATTGTGCCCCAGGCGTGGTATTGTGGCTCTATGCACTGCAGGCTCATCATCCTGTACATTAACTGTTTGCAAACATGTAATGTGTCTGTGAGTCAAGTCTGGGGGAATCACCAGTTTCACAGGAAGGGAACTGATTAACCCTTTTTCTACTACAAagctttttctattattttttctattttagttGGTATAAAGAGTAAAACATTTAAAGAAATGCATGATAAATGTAGGATCATTGGGGGTCTGGTTGCCGGGACCCAAATCATGAGGTCACAAAGCATATTTGTGACCGCCacatattcacttctatggaaatgATTGAGATAGCCAAGTATTACATTCCGTTAACACAGGGAACTTGGGGTCGCCCATTCTCTTTATTCTTCGGAGACCTTAGAAGGATCTTATATTTTTTCCACTTATCCTGTGGCTAGGTGCTAAGTGTGTTTTTGTTAAGCAACACCTTTATTATGGTATTCTGGTTTCATTGCTCCAAAAACATATTGAATCCAGTGTTTTCATCATATAGGAAAACTAGATTATAATCCCAAATATGGACAGGGACTGGGGATTTATAAGGAAAAATTCCCATTCCAATACACTTGCGTTATATAGGAAATGGTACATGATCATCAAGGAGACTGGCTATATAGCGGCTTTTCATAAAGTCTGATCATACttgactacccccccccccccccagaaagtCTGTGAACCATTACTACTCCTTAAAGAGAaatctgtggctgtcactactCTGAGGATTCTTTGGCTGTCACTGCTGTGGGGTCACTGTGTACAGcactgtttttcacattttatcaAGATAAGCCATATCTCTCAATCGCAGAGGAcgaagatgagttgaatacaatggtgaatgaGGAGCCGTCCGCGGAAAACTCTATGCTCTGGCCCAGGATGACATGATCCACATCGCTCCCGCAGCTCACTGTACACTCCAGGAGACGGAAAAGAGCAGCAGgtgagcgaggagaggtgagtatcagtgattttatgttaaactttgggggtgACTGGGGAGAGATGAAGGGAACATTAATCTAGtgtcagatgaaggggacattaaactgcggacagataaagggggtaattaaactggaggcagataaaggaagggacattaagctggtggcagatgaagggagacattaaaatagcagtatatgtagggggcaattaaactggggacagatgaagagggacattaaactggtggcagatgaaaatgggcaattaaactggggacagatggaggagtgGAAATTAAATTGGGGTGGCAGATggatggtgacattaaactgggggcaactggagtatCTGGAGGGAGACATGTCTGGCTCTAGTTGCCAttggtttaatgtccctctccagctgccccagtttaatgtccctctctgtttgccccagtttaaactgggacacgAGAGGGagttcatactgtggggcaattggaggtgaATATTATAATGTGGCATCATATaacgttagggtgactgtaggagcattatactgtaagggtacaaagaaaaatgggtgaaaatgggcggagtcagtgtagaaatgggcagagctaaatttatgCCCCttcttctgtcctttgaaagctgGGAGGTTTGAGATAAGCTGTCATGATTCAATGGCATTAGGAAAAAAAAGGACTAGGGGGCATGGCCTATGTATTTAGGGATGGGGAATAtatctgaaaattttactttgcaCTACTATAGTTTACATGTCTTTCCACCACAGATTTTCCCCACGGTGTTTTTTTGCTGCGCCCCactgcatggggccttatcctgaagaggttttcccatctttgcaggggtagaGGTCTGAGTGGTAGGACCCTCACCAAGTTGTATGTGATGTATGAAATAAATTAGCTGCATGAGCTCTCAGCTGTAATGCTATAGTAATAATTCTGGTATATTGAATAGTCCACAGTCCATGACACTGGGATTCCAATGTTTACAGATAATATCTTGTATGACATTAGACATTGAGTGTTTAGAGCGTGAGGTCACAGCTGTGTTTTCTATCATTCAcgtaaaagaaaaaaagcagagCATTGCGACACGACTTTGTCATGAGAAGGAAGTGACTATAACTACCTTAGAAGAAATATAGCTGAAACgtatatttattttataggtGCATAAATGACATATGTGGTATCGTGAGAGTGTGGATATTAAACTCCGCTTTTATATTTATCTTGACATTGTGATGGACAAGACAAAACCAGGAATATGTAGCAATGTAGGAAAGCACTCTAAAGTTCATGGCATGCATATTTGCAGGTTCCTTGAAATAATACCACTCACAATGCATATTGAACTTTCTACTGATCCTTAAAAAGGTTGTctgcaaattaaaaaaacaaaataggaaaCAATAAAATACTTACCCCTTCAATGCCCCATTGTGTCAGCCCCACCACTCCAGCTCCTGTTGGTCCTACTGCATTGATGTCATTAGGATCCTAAACCCCAGCTGCATAAGGACATGCTGCTAGTTTTTCTAGCCAAAATCTGGTGACAAGGTCCCTGGTgacaggccaaggccccatgttgtggaaacacaataTTTTTTGAGTCAGGCgtggaaataataaaaatacttcCTTTGTATTTTCCATTCCTATCCAAGCCACTTCTGACATGAGCtgcaaaaaaaatcactgtatttctgcaatgtggggcattaccctaagggggagttcacacagagtaaagtgccacgtgatgtggcacgtatacgccgtttaagattttgcgggccgtatacgctcccattgatttcaatgggagccgggatcgtatacgcagcgctgttttgtggccgtgattttgcggccgcaaaatagtgccgcgtatacgatcccggatcccattgaaatcaatgggagagtatacggcccgcaaaatcttacacggcgtatacgtgccacatcacgcggcactttactccgtgtgaactcaccctaaggctgTGGCCCCAGGTCGTGAAaacgttgcattttacagtacctgcaaagtggatggaattatggctaatcccatccacacattgtagaaaaaaaacatctgcagtgGAGAAGCTGTGGTTTAGAAATTcgttgcatgtcaattatacctttggaaacACTCGTGTTTTCCATCTAGGTATAATAGGGCCGGAAGGTCTGCtgctttttttcattatttttggcTAGAATATCAATGTGTAATTTGTAGGGAATCCTTTAGTTCTTAAAGTTTTGTTTCTGCTTCTATCGCAGGTCCATTCATGGTACCATTATTAGTTTGTGAGGCATCTTAGtcctgacagacttcctttaaaagggttttccaggtaaaCTGGAACACCCAGGAGTCATTGAAAAGTAACAAACCTCACCTGCCCCTCATTCTATTCTGTGCCCATGCTAGGTGAACTGGAGGGGACATAGTGATATTTCAGCAGTGATGCCGCCGGTACCCACCATGTGACTGGTAAGGCGAGTAGTTGGCAGCAATGGTCACCTGAGCTGCTTCACTTCCAGCACCGCCAGTGTGGGCGTGGACTGGAGTGGGGGACCCAACATCAGTATGTAGGACTAGGGGGATAAGTATTGCTCCTTTTTAtttaaaattgtaatttttaaaTATACATTTCAAATGATGTAATCTCTCCTTTCAGTGAAAACTTTTCTGTAAATTTACGTTTTAGCCTGTTACTCATGCTTACTTGTAGGATATTAGTTTAAATAATCTATTTCTGTATATGTAAGAAATATACGCGTCTTATCATTGTGTATTTCCTCAGGAACTGCTTTTATTAACAGTACATATTTGGTTTGTCTGCTCCTTGGCCTCTTCCCTGCTCCACTATGAGAGGTTTCTTCCGCTAAACATCCATATTTTCCTAGATCTGGTCAACCAGGGATTCTGCTCTGCCCAGCTGTGTGCATGCTGGAGAAGTTGTAAGTCCCTAAGCGATGGATTCACAGCGAGAGAATGACTCATGCTTTTCCTTTTAATCTCACCCTTTATCATAGCTATGCCAATTTCGGTTATTGCTCATTATAACTCACTCCTCGAGAACCGGAACTGTAATTGTATACTTCAATCCCTATTGTATTGGTACGGGGTATCCTGTAGGCATATAGTTAGAATTGGCATCAGTGACAAGCACAAATACGGTGGGAATAGTTCAGATATTTTTAGACCGTTTTGTGTTCACATC
It contains:
- the PLAU gene encoding urokinase-type plasminogen activator is translated as MKLILVLAFASLLITGVDLVLHKLHKILKNEVCTCLHGGTCSYYGTYRKLHRCLCPTGYSGRHCEIDLTANCYKSNGYDYRGTASRTSSNAACLHWDSPLLANHQVNAQMKNALKHGIGKHNYCRNPHNGLKPWCYFNGPTGIASMFCKLPVCEEKKDPEPTCGLRQHKLYKIVGGTNSPIESHPWIAALYQINRRNRNQQFFQCGASLIHPCWVVTAAHCFPDSDFPEPKDYAVTLGKSHLDTENKYREQKFLVEKIILHQDYSDKSGALNNDIALVKIRSESGQCASMTDYVQTVCLPSTDLKFSDGTQCEIAGFGKETYDSYKFSQTLKSVSVQLISQDVCQSHDYYGKLINNNMICAGDPEWKVDACKGDSGGPLICQENGKMMLYGIISWGEECAKKNRPGVYTRVTNYMQWIQDTMAEAENIHKVKPVS